The sequence below is a genomic window from Dyadobacter chenwenxiniae.
AAGGACTGGCTTTTGAAGCAGCGTTGCTCGATGCAATGATGCTTTTGGAAGCGAAAAAACTCGAACGACTCCTGGTAGGGAGTGTGGAGGAGATTTCGGATTATAATCACAACATTGATTTCCTGAACGGTCATTTCAAAAATGAGGATTCGTCTTCGGAAAACCTGCTGACCAGTAATTCACCCGGATCGGTAAATGGGGAGGGAGCAACAATGTTTGTCGCGGAATCGATCAGAAATGAGAACACTTTGGCCCACATTAAGGATGTGGACCAATTAAGCTATCCAAGCCATGATGACCTTGAAATGAAACTGGATCAATTCCTGACCAGAAATGGCCTCAAAAGACCGGATATCAGTTCTTTGATTTTGGGGATCAGTGGAGATAACCGCACGGATCATTTATATGCGGATTTCCAATCGAAATTTTTCCCTGATAGCAACACGTACACATATAAGAATATGGTCGGAGATTATCCGACTGCCTCGGCATTCGCAACATGGATGGCCGTAAAAATGCTTTCCGGCCATCCGGTCCCTTCATCCTGCATTCAAAACAACCCAAGTTCACAAAGAGCAAGCAATGTGTTGATTTACAACCACTACAAAGGTGTACAGCACAGCTTTATATTATTAACTCCCTGAAAGAAGCGAACCGTGGTTTTCTACGTTTTTTTCCTTCATTCTGATCACTTTTGCCAGCGTGGCTAAAATTGTATCATGTTTTTTTACAAAAGGATTTGAATGATCCCAGACGTAGCCAGCCAGCACCGAGCATATTTGTTTTTTGATGTCATTATCAATTAGCGGGGTAAAAACAATGGTCTGGAAATCACCGCTATACCATCCTGTAACGTAGCTCCTAAACACATTGATTCCTTTTTGAACCACCATTTCATATTCGTTTTCCCAGTCCACTGCTTCGCCTTGCAAATGTTTATGCACCATCTTGGCGGACAGCAGTCCCGATGCGGTTGCAAAAGTTACACCGGATGAAAAGATCGGATCCAGGAATTCGGTGCTGTTGCCGGAAAGAACGAATCCTTCGCCGTACATTTTTTTCACGCCAATGGAATAACCCAAAATGTGCCGCGGCTCGAATATTAGTTCTGAATCTTTAAAGCGGCCACTGAGGTCTTCAAACTCACGGATGAAATTTTTGTAAGCCTCGCCACCGTTTTCTGCCATTGCGGTGATTTTTTCTTTGTCCCCAACAATCCCCACGGAAGTGGAACCATCGGAGAAAGGAATGGCCCAGATCCACGATTGGTTGTTGTCAAAAGAGTGGACAAAAATGTTGTTACTGGTCTCTTCATTGCGGTTTTTATCCTCCAAATGCGAGAAAATAGCACCGCGTGGACTAAATGCAGAAGGCTTGCTCAGATCGAACAAGCGGGGCAGCACGCGTCCATATCCACTGGAATCTATGATGAATCTGGATTGGATCTCGTGAATGTTTCCATTGACATCCCTGTATTCAATGTGTTGAATATCAGGACCACACGCTACTTTCAGTACTTCGCATTCGAAGTTTACGTCTACGCCCTTTGCGCGAGTGGCTTCGGCAAGGGTAAGGTCAAAATCGGCGCGTTTCACCTGCCATGTCCAGGTCCAGCCTTTTGTAAATTGCTCGGAAAACAGGAATTCGCATCTTTTTTCGCCTCTCATGAATGCTGCACCTGTCTTCTTTTGGAAGTTTTTGGCTTCAATAGCTGTCAGCAAATCCGATTCTTCCAAATGTTCCATACAGCAGGGGAGCAGGCTCTCGCCGATCTGGAACCGGGGAAATTTTTCTTTTTCTAGAATTGTGACATCATAGCCCTGTTTTTTTAAATACGAAGCTGCAACTGTCCCGGCTGGCCCGGCACCAATGACCACAACATCAACTGTTTGCATAATTAGGCATTTTTAACTTTTTGGATGAGTTCTTCTTTATCTACAAATGAAAAGCATGTCACGAAAGCGCTCACGGTCACGCCGAGAATACCATGCATTGAAATATTCTGACCCGTCAAATGGAGGTTGGGGACCCGTGTTTTTGTATTGATCTGTGTCCTTGTAGGCGAGGCTGAGTTTTTGAGCACGCCATACAGCGAGCCGTCCTTGTTGCCAATGTAATCCCTGAATGTCAAGGGCGTAGCACTGTGAATGGCCTTCACTTTCTGTGAAATTCCAGGGAAAACTTCCTCTAATCGCGATAGGACTTTTGCTTCTTTCTCTCTTTTGAACGCCTCATATTCCGCATCACGCTTTCCCGGTTCCGCAACTGTGCTGAAACTCTCGCTCCATTTCTCGGTCTCAGAAGCATTCATGTATGTCATAATTGACATGGAATCAGCATATTGGCTTGTTTTTGAAATGTAGGGTGTGCAGATAAAGTAGGTCTGTGGCCAGGTTTCCTTATCGTAATCGATGCCGCCCCAAACATCGTCAATGTGATGCTGATAAATGTTATGATTCAAATATTCAAAACTCTTTTCCTGAAAGGTAATATGGACTAAAAAAGTGGAAATGCTATTTTCCAATCCCTGAACCCTGTTTTTATATACATTAAGAAACCTTTCGCTCCCGAAGATATCAATGGTTATAGAAGGGTGTACATTAGAAATAAATTGTTTCCCTTTAAACGTCTCCCCGTTTTCCAAAACCACTTCGGTGATGTGGCCCTCATCATTGTAATTGGCGGAAACCACTTTTTTGTATTTATAAATCTCACCGCCGCGCGCCCTGATTGCCTTACTCATCTGGATCGCAATCTGTGAACCGCCATCAATAAACTTGTAGGAACCGGACAGATAGCTTTTCATAATGAGGGCATGCACGTAAAATGGTGTCTTGTCCCGAACGCCGGCATATAGCAGGTTCGATCCCGCTAACACATTTCTAAGCCGTTCATTCTCAGTAATGGAGGCGATGAAGTCATGTGCGTTCAATCCTACTACATCTCCATCCATCTGATAGTTTTCTCCGGATACCCTCAGATTGTAAAGGGGAAATTTGTCGCAAATTTCTAATATCTTATTGCAGTAAGCTTCAATGGCTGCTGTCTCCTGCGGAAAATATCCGATCAGCGTGTTTTTGAAATGGTCAAAGCCTTGCGCATAATCATATTCCGAGCCGTCCTGAAAACGGATGACGTCAAATTTGTCATCATTCATCCGCTTCATTTTGAGTTTATCGATTATCCCAAAATATTTAAAAAACTGATATAGATTTTCGCCTTCGTCCAGGCTGCCCACATAATGTACGCCTGTGTCAAAAATGCTCTTTCCCCGGCTGTAAACCTGCAAATGTCCCCCTATCTGATGGTTTTTTTCCAGCACAACAACGCTGAAACCTTCCAAAGCCAGGATATTTGCGCAAGCCAGGCCGCCAAGCCCGCTCCCTACAATCACAAAGTCGTATTCTTTTTGCAAGGCGGAAGATTGTATTAAAATGATTATTGAAAAAATTTACAACAGGCTAATTATTATCTGGAAAATCTGCACGCATGGGTCTCAAAACGAATAAAACGTTCGATGTCTTTGCAGAATGTTCCTGCATTTCGAAATGCATATTATGCTTATTTGCAAAATCCCGGATGTCTGCTGACGAGAAAAAGTGAAACTCATCTTCCTTGCGGTTAAAAGAGAACAGTCCCGTGGACAATGCCTCGGTCGCTTTTGTTTTTCGATGCTTTTCGCCATTATCCGTAATGCCGTCACGGATAAAAAGAATGCCGTTCGGTTGCAGCGCTAATGCAGAACGATCGAGCAATTTAAGCTGTTTTTCCTTTGATAAATAATGTAGGATATCATTTAAAAAAATCACGTCCGGGCTGCCCAGGTCCGCCAGCATAATGTCTGCGTAAATAAAGCTTAGCTGGTTCGTTTTGTGATAACTTTGCTGCGCTATGGTAATTTTTTCTTCATCATAGTCGATGCCCGTAATGATCCTTCCGGCGTTTTTGTAATGCAGGTAAAACGACAGATAGCCATATCCGCAGCCAATGTCCAGGATATTTTTGCGCGCTCCGATCAGCTCGTTATAGTAAGCAAAGTTCTTGCTTTCCAGCCGCCATTTGATCTTGAAATACCATTCAAGCACGGGGCCTTTGAAGACGTAATTGGTAAAAATCTTATGTTTTAAATAGGCCGTGTCCTCCATTTCATCTTTATAGGATGCAAATGCAGATTTGAAAAAGGCTGAAATATTTTTGGTCTTGTCACGAAGCTGGCTGCCCCATTGCGTGTCATCCAGCCGGATGCGCGGAAGAACGCGCACATTAAGTGCGCCCGGACGGATGAGAAAATCATTCTTTGGCAAAACGTCCGAGGCTCCGTGGATCAGAATGGGTTGAATGTCCAGTTTGAGCTGCTCGGCAAGGTGAAAAGCGCCTTTGTGGAATCGCCCGATCCCGCCGTCTTCCGACCGCGTTCCTTCCGGAAAAATGAGCAGGGAATATCCATCTGCAACCAATGTTCGCACCTTATTAATATTTTCCTCTGGCCCGTCGTCCGTATACACGTAACCCGCATGGCGAATGATGGGTCCGAAAAACGGGGAGTTATAAACCCAGCCTTTTACCATTAACACGATCTTGGGATTGAGC
It includes:
- a CDS encoding beta-ketoacyl synthase chain length factor — translated: MYITDLACISPQRTFDNAFFEGEIKVHFGNRYAAVEPGYGELIPAGLLRRMGKAVRMGVGAGLPLIRKTQVDGIILGTANGGLEDCLKFLNQIVDYDEGTLTPTHFVQSTPNAVAGNLALMSKVTGYNTTHVHKGLAFEAALLDAMMLLEAKKLERLLVGSVEEISDYNHNIDFLNGHFKNEDSSSENLLTSNSPGSVNGEGATMFVAESIRNENTLAHIKDVDQLSYPSHDDLEMKLDQFLTRNGLKRPDISSLILGISGDNRTDHLYADFQSKFFPDSNTYTYKNMVGDYPTASAFATWMAVKMLSGHPVPSSCIQNNPSSQRASNVLIYNHYKGVQHSFILLTP
- a CDS encoding phytoene desaturase family protein: MQKEYDFVIVGSGLGGLACANILALEGFSVVVLEKNHQIGGHLQVYSRGKSIFDTGVHYVGSLDEGENLYQFFKYFGIIDKLKMKRMNDDKFDVIRFQDGSEYDYAQGFDHFKNTLIGYFPQETAAIEAYCNKILEICDKFPLYNLRVSGENYQMDGDVVGLNAHDFIASITENERLRNVLAGSNLLYAGVRDKTPFYVHALIMKSYLSGSYKFIDGGSQIAIQMSKAIRARGGEIYKYKKVVSANYNDEGHITEVVLENGETFKGKQFISNVHPSITIDIFGSERFLNVYKNRVQGLENSISTFLVHITFQEKSFEYLNHNIYQHHIDDVWGGIDYDKETWPQTYFICTPYISKTSQYADSMSIMTYMNASETEKWSESFSTVAEPGKRDAEYEAFKREKEAKVLSRLEEVFPGISQKVKAIHSATPLTFRDYIGNKDGSLYGVLKNSASPTRTQINTKTRVPNLHLTGQNISMHGILGVTVSAFVTCFSFVDKEELIQKVKNA
- a CDS encoding NAD(P)/FAD-dependent oxidoreductase, with the protein product MQTVDVVVIGAGPAGTVAASYLKKQGYDVTILEKEKFPRFQIGESLLPCCMEHLEESDLLTAIEAKNFQKKTGAAFMRGEKRCEFLFSEQFTKGWTWTWQVKRADFDLTLAEATRAKGVDVNFECEVLKVACGPDIQHIEYRDVNGNIHEIQSRFIIDSSGYGRVLPRLFDLSKPSAFSPRGAIFSHLEDKNRNEETSNNIFVHSFDNNQSWIWAIPFSDGSTSVGIVGDKEKITAMAENGGEAYKNFIREFEDLSGRFKDSELIFEPRHILGYSIGVKKMYGEGFVLSGNSTEFLDPIFSSGVTFATASGLLSAKMVHKHLQGEAVDWENEYEMVVQKGINVFRSYVTGWYSGDFQTIVFTPLIDNDIKKQICSVLAGYVWDHSNPFVKKHDTILATLAKVIRMKEKNVENHGSLLSGS